A single genomic interval of Zingiber officinale cultivar Zhangliang chromosome 4A, Zo_v1.1, whole genome shotgun sequence harbors:
- the LOC121972413 gene encoding uncharacterized protein LOC121972413 produces MSPYRIVYGKTCHLPVEIEHRAYWAVKACNFDSNMVGEERKLQLQELEEIRLEAYENSRIYKEKTKRFHDKQIEVKEFQIGDKDMSTGRILKVNGHRLKKFHEGVNGLVVEEMVHIDAIYPS; encoded by the exons ATGTCTCCGTACAGGATTGTGTATGGAAAAACTTGTCATCTACCTGTGGAGATTGAGCATAGGGCGTATTGGGCAGTCAAAGCATGTAATTTTGATAGCAACATGGTTGGAGAAGAGAGGAAATTGCAACTTCAAGAACTTGAAGAGATTAGGTTGGAAGCTTATGAGAACTCACGGATTTATAAAGAAAAGACGAAAAGATTTCATGATAAACAAATTGAGGTAAAGGAATTCCAAATTGGTGACAAA GATATGTCTACTGGCCGAATTCTTAAAGTGAATGGACATAGGCTTAAGAAGTTCCATGAAGGAGTTAATGGATTGGTGGTGGAGGAAATGGTCCATATTGATGCCATCTACCCAAGCTAA